A region from the Brevibacterium paucivorans genome encodes:
- a CDS encoding thiamine pyrophosphate-dependent enzyme, translated as MSTLSTGSAILTAIRNYGVDTVFGIPGTHNLEFYRSLKDLGMRVVTTRHEQGAGYGSDGWSLQTGLPGVVITTSGPGLLNALSAAATSFCESRSVLILAPGPEQGAEFADKGTLHETKDQFSAAAAIVETAVRVTSASEAVEAVHAAFERFATARPRPTYIEVPLDVLEQQVQANSLDLEARTYQRPGCTDEALLEQARVALRGASRPVIVAGGGSRGAAEELRELVDTLGAPIVTTLNAKGVVDEHHPLSLGANLRFTQVREYARTADVLLVVGSKLGEAELWVERLEATGTVVRIDLAEGQISKNLTADIGLVGDAKATLRALLDGLDVTSPAGDFRADVAGALEAARAEGLETSRESTLIAEDIVAALPHDAIVSTDSSQICYLGLLNAIKVTTPNSTPYMATYATLGYGLPAALGARIGAPDRPTFAVVGDGALMFSLQELITVVEQGEDLTVIVVDNGGYGEIRTNEISAGIDPVGVELTQPDWPLMAAASGGHGVRVDDLGQLKDAVANAVEAGGLQLIHIDAKRYTTAG; from the coding sequence GTGAGCACACTCAGCACAGGCAGTGCGATCCTCACAGCGATTCGTAACTACGGTGTCGACACCGTTTTTGGCATCCCAGGAACCCACAACCTGGAGTTCTACCGGTCGCTCAAGGACTTGGGAATGCGCGTAGTGACCACCCGCCACGAACAGGGCGCCGGCTACGGATCTGACGGCTGGTCCCTCCAGACGGGACTTCCGGGGGTAGTAATTACCACCTCGGGACCGGGACTTCTCAACGCACTGTCTGCGGCTGCCACGTCATTCTGCGAATCCCGATCCGTGCTCATCTTGGCACCCGGACCAGAGCAGGGAGCGGAGTTCGCGGACAAGGGCACCTTGCACGAAACCAAGGACCAGTTCAGTGCCGCGGCGGCCATTGTCGAAACCGCGGTGCGGGTCACCAGCGCGAGCGAAGCGGTGGAAGCGGTTCACGCGGCGTTTGAGCGCTTTGCCACGGCTCGCCCGCGCCCCACCTACATTGAGGTGCCGCTCGATGTTCTGGAACAGCAGGTCCAAGCGAACTCGCTTGACCTTGAGGCGCGCACGTACCAGCGTCCGGGATGCACGGATGAAGCCCTTTTGGAGCAGGCGCGTGTGGCTTTGCGCGGTGCGTCACGTCCCGTGATTGTGGCCGGCGGCGGGTCCCGAGGTGCCGCGGAGGAACTGCGCGAATTGGTCGACACGCTGGGCGCACCGATCGTGACCACACTCAACGCAAAGGGTGTCGTGGATGAGCACCACCCGCTGTCCTTGGGTGCGAACCTTCGGTTTACTCAAGTACGCGAGTATGCGCGCACGGCCGATGTTCTGCTGGTTGTGGGCTCGAAGCTCGGTGAAGCGGAGCTGTGGGTCGAACGCTTGGAAGCCACGGGAACCGTGGTGCGCATTGATCTTGCGGAAGGGCAGATCAGCAAGAATCTCACGGCTGACATTGGCCTGGTGGGAGACGCCAAGGCCACGTTGCGTGCGCTTCTTGACGGCCTTGACGTCACGAGCCCGGCAGGTGATTTCCGGGCTGATGTCGCAGGAGCTTTGGAGGCTGCACGCGCTGAAGGCCTGGAGACTTCGCGGGAAAGCACGCTGATCGCCGAAGACATTGTTGCTGCGCTTCCGCACGACGCGATCGTGTCCACGGACTCGTCTCAGATCTGTTATTTGGGTCTGCTCAACGCGATCAAAGTGACGACCCCTAACTCCACTCCGTATATGGCCACATATGCGACTCTGGGTTACGGCCTGCCTGCTGCCCTGGGGGCGCGAATCGGTGCACCGGACCGCCCCACTTTTGCTGTTGTGGGTGACGGGGCACTTATGTTCAGTCTGCAAGAACTCATCACAGTGGTAGAACAGGGCGAAGACCTTACAGTGATCGTGGTGGACAACGGGGGTTACGGAGAAATCCGTACGAACGAGATCTCTGCCGGCATTGACCCCGTTGGAGTGGAACTCACTCAGCCAGACTGGCCACTCATGGCCGCGGCCAGCGGAGGTCACGGCGTGAGGGTGGACGACCTCGGGCAACTCAAAGACGCAGTGGCCAATGCGGTAGAAGCTGGCGGTCTGCAGCTCATCCACATTGACGCGAAACGTTACACCACAGCCGGTTAA
- a CDS encoding acetylornithine transaminase: MTWQDEHSNAILPALGKPQLKLVRGDGAYVWDSEGKQYLDFLAGIAVNSLGHAHPDLVKAVSNQMLTLGHISNYFASDPQIELAHALLKVANAPRGSSVYFSNSGSEANEAALKIARKTGRPKIVAVEGGFHGRTLGSLSVTHKPAYREPFNPLLPGVEHVPHGDIDALTRAIDDTCAAVIIEPIQGEAGVRPHPAGYLTAAREATSAAGALLILDEVQTGIGRTGYWYAFQNPDIGEGVVPDVVTSAKGIGGGIPLAATLTFGTAVTKLLAPGEHGSTYSGNPVATAAGLAVLNVIERDGLLEHVRETGKHLRNSLENQGGITGVRGSGLLLSFESNGGAKAFATSALTHGIIVNPATPERVRIAPPLIVTSSQIDEFIHSIPQILQDIA; this comes from the coding sequence ATGACCTGGCAAGACGAACACAGCAACGCAATCCTGCCCGCACTGGGCAAACCGCAGCTCAAGCTGGTGCGCGGCGACGGAGCCTACGTGTGGGACTCCGAAGGTAAGCAGTACCTGGATTTCCTCGCAGGAATCGCGGTCAACTCATTAGGACACGCACACCCTGACCTGGTGAAAGCCGTGAGCAACCAGATGCTCACACTGGGCCACATCTCGAACTACTTCGCATCCGATCCGCAGATCGAGCTCGCGCATGCACTGCTCAAGGTAGCGAACGCGCCCCGAGGCTCGTCGGTGTACTTCTCTAACTCCGGATCAGAAGCCAACGAAGCGGCGCTGAAAATCGCGCGTAAAACCGGACGCCCAAAAATCGTGGCCGTCGAAGGCGGATTCCACGGACGAACCCTTGGCTCACTTTCCGTGACCCACAAACCCGCCTACCGTGAACCTTTCAACCCACTCCTCCCAGGAGTCGAGCACGTTCCGCACGGTGACATCGACGCGCTTACCCGCGCCATCGACGACACCTGCGCAGCCGTCATCATCGAACCCATCCAAGGTGAAGCAGGGGTCCGTCCCCACCCGGCCGGCTACCTGACAGCGGCACGGGAGGCCACCTCGGCGGCCGGAGCTCTTCTCATCCTTGACGAAGTCCAGACCGGGATTGGACGCACCGGATACTGGTACGCCTTCCAGAACCCAGACATTGGGGAAGGGGTCGTGCCAGACGTGGTGACCTCGGCTAAAGGGATTGGCGGAGGAATTCCACTTGCCGCGACCCTCACATTCGGGACGGCCGTGACGAAACTCTTGGCACCTGGCGAACACGGCTCCACCTACAGTGGTAACCCTGTCGCAACCGCAGCCGGACTCGCCGTTCTCAACGTCATCGAACGCGACGGACTACTAGAACACGTCCGTGAAACCGGCAAACACCTGCGCAACAGCCTCGAAAACCAGGGTGGCATCACCGGCGTTCGGGGCAGTGGCCTTCTGCTCTCATTCGAATCCAACGGGGGAGCGAAAGCCTTTGCGACCTCGGCGCTTACACACGGAATCATCGTCAACCCGGCCACCCCGGAGCGAGTCCGCATCGCGCCACCACTTATTGTGACTAGTAGCCAGATCGATGAGTTCATCCACTCGATTCCACAGATTCTTCAGGACATCGCATGA
- the argC gene encoding N-acetyl-gamma-glutamyl-phosphate reductase: MKTFSVAVSGATGYAGGEMLRLLSAHPCANVTTVCGHSTAGSLLGNHQPHLREYAHMEIQPSTAQVLAGHDVVVLALPHGASGEIATELEKLSPDTLILDLAADHRLESAQAWQAYYKSEHQGTWTYGLPELLRAQGSTQRELLAQARRIAVPGCNVTAITLAVQPLIKAGLIDHTALTAVLANGVSGAGKALKPHLLAGEILGNASPYAVGGTHRHIPEIEQNLAHVIGEDVAQSTTRITFTPTLVPMARGILATVSAPTHTSANQITQTLADAYEAEPFVTVLPHDQWPSTSATAGAHTAHLQATVDERAGTAIVVCALDNLVRGTAGQAIQSMNLALGLDETTGLTQQGVAP; encoded by the coding sequence ATGAAGACTTTTTCCGTCGCCGTCTCCGGTGCGACCGGATATGCCGGTGGCGAAATGCTGAGGCTACTTTCGGCACACCCATGTGCAAACGTAACAACAGTCTGTGGCCATTCTACTGCCGGTTCACTCCTCGGAAACCACCAGCCACACCTGCGCGAATACGCGCATATGGAGATCCAACCGTCCACCGCCCAGGTGCTCGCCGGGCATGACGTCGTTGTCCTGGCGCTCCCACACGGGGCCAGCGGGGAAATCGCTACTGAGCTGGAAAAACTCTCACCGGACACCCTCATCCTTGACTTGGCTGCAGACCATCGCCTCGAGTCAGCTCAGGCCTGGCAGGCGTACTACAAGTCTGAACACCAAGGAACCTGGACGTACGGTCTCCCTGAACTGCTGCGTGCCCAAGGCTCCACGCAACGCGAACTCCTTGCCCAGGCCCGCCGTATTGCAGTACCCGGTTGTAACGTCACCGCGATCACGCTGGCCGTACAACCACTTATCAAAGCTGGTCTCATCGACCACACCGCCCTCACTGCAGTTCTTGCCAACGGAGTCTCCGGGGCGGGTAAAGCCCTCAAGCCACACCTGCTGGCCGGCGAAATCCTAGGCAACGCGAGCCCGTACGCAGTAGGCGGCACCCACCGCCACATTCCCGAAATTGAACAAAACCTCGCCCACGTGATCGGCGAGGACGTTGCGCAATCCACCACGCGCATCACCTTCACCCCCACCCTGGTACCCATGGCGCGCGGAATCCTGGCAACCGTGTCCGCACCCACCCACACGTCGGCCAACCAGATCACCCAAACCCTGGCTGACGCGTATGAAGCCGAACCCTTCGTGACCGTCCTGCCTCACGATCAGTGGCCAAGCACCTCGGCTACGGCAGGCGCCCACACCGCGCACCTGCAAGCCACCGTGGACGAACGCGCCGGAACCGCGATCGTTGTGTGCGCGCTCGACAACCTGGTCCGTGGCACCGCCGGACAAGCGATCCAAAGCATGAACTTGGCATTGGGCCTGGACGAAACAACTGGCCTCACACAGCAAGGAGTGGCACCGTGA
- the argB gene encoding acetylglutamate kinase, which translates to MTQLSPAQRVARAQIKASTLTEALPWIKKFSGATIVIKYGGNAMISHELQQSFADDVAFLRFAGIRPIVVHGGGPQIGAMLDRLGIPSEFVDGQRVTSPEAAVVSRMVLAGQVNRDIVSRINQNGDAAVGLSGEDADLLLARPVERTELGRVGNIEAVNTQVLNELLDQGRVPVVCSIAAEVGGEPGMPLNINADLAAAAIAKHMKADKFIMLTDVPGLYANWPDTDSLISEITAQELRELLPSLDAGMIPKMTAALEAVDAGVNQVHVVDGRTAHSILLEVFTDEGIGTMVLGGDA; encoded by the coding sequence ATGACACAACTTTCACCCGCCCAGCGCGTGGCCCGCGCGCAGATCAAAGCCTCAACGCTCACCGAGGCGCTGCCGTGGATCAAGAAGTTTTCCGGCGCCACCATCGTCATCAAATACGGTGGCAACGCCATGATTTCCCACGAACTCCAGCAGTCGTTCGCTGACGACGTGGCCTTCTTGCGGTTCGCTGGGATCCGCCCCATCGTAGTCCACGGGGGCGGCCCGCAAATTGGGGCAATGCTGGATAGGTTGGGTATCCCCAGTGAGTTTGTTGACGGGCAGCGGGTGACCAGTCCCGAGGCGGCCGTCGTCAGCCGTATGGTGCTGGCTGGGCAGGTCAACCGCGACATTGTTTCGCGCATCAACCAAAACGGAGATGCAGCCGTTGGGCTGTCCGGAGAAGACGCTGACCTGCTGTTGGCACGTCCCGTCGAACGCACCGAACTGGGGCGCGTGGGCAACATTGAAGCGGTCAACACGCAGGTACTCAATGAGCTATTGGACCAGGGCCGGGTTCCTGTCGTGTGCTCAATTGCAGCTGAAGTTGGTGGCGAACCCGGCATGCCACTGAACATCAACGCCGACCTGGCGGCCGCAGCGATCGCTAAGCACATGAAGGCGGACAAGTTCATCATGCTCACCGATGTTCCAGGCCTGTACGCCAACTGGCCCGACACCGACAGCCTCATCAGCGAAATCACTGCGCAGGAACTACGTGAACTGTTGCCGTCACTCGATGCGGGCATGATCCCCAAAATGACGGCCGCACTGGAAGCCGTCGATGCGGGTGTCAACCAAGTCCACGTCGTAGACGGACGAACCGCCCACTCGATTTTGCTCGAAGTCTTTACCGACGAAGGAATCGGAACCATGGTGCTAGGAGGCGACGCATGA
- a CDS encoding ABC1 kinase family protein, which translates to MQTIVWTILLGLLNAVVVGVLVRRVVSVGTGILRNTIVSLVMGMSLWPITLQAFEILKIYDHGSFPGPEMGFAAIMVFLLLFGWFVVIQITLLLGIEIIIPSGSMTNVVRSLTRIPVRYRRMRRLAQIQRILIRFGLVRYLRPRVPSFRLNMREIAKTTAEAFAAAGVTFVKLGQFIATRADAVPTVFVEEFSKLQSDVPAVDFAEVESDLEEEWGRGVDEVFASFDRTPLAAASVAQVHRAVMHDGTEVVVKVQRPKIRAQVRADSDIVVTLANQIERMAGWARKLGIVRLAENFVDALNDELDYRGEVGNMKLLRESALESGSTLMRIPRVFEELSGPNVIVMEHVHGQVLSKAGSIVDNLSTIARYELAEELFIMIARQVLVDGVFHSDLHPGNIIIEPSGRGGLVDFGSVGHIDRRDRHDIAVLLMAFDSQNSRAATHAVLDMLGTPSGVDVRELQRDIGEILMSLSGNGSVSSAIDEMLEFFLRGGFSLPGSIAQALRALATLESSIAYIDPDINMLDLARSRASGIMRESLSLETVRKDSELYALTTSSLALDLPAQVSRVVRHLEDGSLDIGTSGVDLSAIKGLVRNVVDKGVQTVLATALILGGVVMMSADFGPPLTPELKLFTYFGAWVLLTGCVLGALVLAPSLRHEPET; encoded by the coding sequence ATGCAAACGATTGTGTGGACCATACTCTTGGGACTACTCAACGCGGTAGTCGTGGGTGTTCTGGTCCGTCGCGTCGTATCCGTGGGTACGGGCATACTTCGCAACACAATCGTGTCCCTGGTGATGGGCATGAGCCTGTGGCCTATCACGCTCCAAGCGTTCGAGATCCTGAAAATTTACGACCACGGCAGTTTCCCCGGCCCCGAAATGGGCTTCGCAGCGATCATGGTGTTCCTGTTGCTCTTCGGCTGGTTCGTGGTTATCCAAATCACGCTACTGCTGGGCATTGAAATCATCATCCCGTCAGGCTCCATGACCAACGTGGTGCGTTCGCTCACCCGGATTCCCGTGCGGTACCGGCGCATGCGAAGACTCGCGCAAATTCAGCGCATCCTCATTCGGTTCGGGCTCGTGAGGTATCTGCGCCCGCGCGTCCCAAGTTTCCGTCTCAACATGCGCGAGATTGCGAAAACGACCGCCGAGGCGTTTGCGGCTGCCGGGGTGACGTTCGTGAAACTGGGGCAGTTCATCGCTACTCGCGCCGATGCCGTCCCCACTGTGTTCGTCGAAGAGTTCTCCAAGCTTCAGTCCGACGTGCCCGCTGTCGATTTCGCTGAAGTGGAATCTGATTTGGAAGAAGAGTGGGGGAGGGGCGTCGACGAGGTTTTTGCGAGTTTCGACCGCACCCCGCTTGCCGCCGCGTCCGTTGCGCAGGTCCATCGGGCGGTCATGCATGACGGGACCGAGGTCGTTGTTAAGGTCCAGCGTCCCAAGATTCGCGCTCAGGTGAGGGCGGACTCCGACATCGTTGTGACCCTGGCTAACCAGATCGAACGGATGGCCGGGTGGGCTAGGAAACTGGGAATTGTGCGCCTGGCTGAAAACTTCGTCGACGCGCTCAACGACGAACTGGACTACCGTGGCGAAGTCGGCAACATGAAGCTGCTTCGCGAATCCGCACTGGAGTCCGGTAGCACACTCATGAGAATCCCGCGAGTGTTCGAAGAGCTGTCCGGCCCCAACGTCATCGTGATGGAACACGTTCACGGCCAAGTCTTGTCAAAGGCCGGGTCTATCGTCGACAACTTGTCCACGATCGCCCGGTACGAACTGGCAGAAGAACTGTTCATCATGATTGCTCGCCAAGTGTTGGTCGACGGCGTGTTCCATTCCGACCTGCACCCAGGAAACATCATTATCGAACCGTCTGGCCGTGGTGGACTGGTCGATTTCGGGTCAGTGGGACACATCGACCGGCGCGACCGCCACGATATCGCAGTGCTCCTCATGGCGTTCGATTCGCAAAACTCCCGTGCGGCAACTCACGCAGTCCTCGACATGCTGGGCACCCCATCCGGCGTAGACGTGCGCGAACTACAGCGCGACATCGGTGAGATCCTCATGTCACTGTCGGGCAACGGGTCCGTGAGCTCCGCGATCGACGAAATGCTTGAATTCTTCCTCCGGGGTGGCTTCTCACTGCCCGGATCCATCGCTCAGGCCCTGCGCGCCCTGGCAACGCTCGAAAGTAGCATCGCCTACATCGACCCCGACATCAACATGCTGGACCTGGCACGCTCCAGAGCCAGTGGCATCATGCGCGAATCCCTGTCCTTAGAAACCGTGCGCAAAGACTCCGAACTGTACGCCCTGACTACGTCATCCCTTGCCTTGGACCTGCCCGCGCAGGTCTCCCGCGTGGTGCGCCACCTGGAGGACGGTAGCTTGGACATCGGCACCTCGGGTGTTGATTTGAGTGCGATCAAGGGTCTGGTCCGCAACGTCGTCGACAAAGGCGTCCAAACCGTTCTCGCCACCGCACTAATTTTGGGTGGTGTGGTCATGATGAGCGCTGACTTTGGCCCACCACTGACCCCAGAACTCAAACTGTTCACCTACTTTGGTGCCTGGGTTCTGCTCACCGGATGCGTACTGGGTGCGTTGGTCTTGGCTCCGTCTTTGCGCCACGAACCAGAAACTTAA
- a CDS encoding arginine repressor gives MSKNGASDTNETNGVANAIPGTKAARHALLIDIIRRNHVRSQTELIELLAGTGIAVTQATLSRDLVELGAIKVRTPEGSAYAVPGEGGDRSLEQGVKGHVLDAKLQRHLEELLVSATWSANLAVLRTPPGAAQFLASTIDHSVIPEIIGTIAGDDTVLIISADPQGGKDIANQFICLAGAEDKE, from the coding sequence GTGAGTAAAAACGGGGCCAGTGACACAAACGAAACCAATGGCGTCGCGAACGCGATTCCCGGAACAAAAGCCGCCCGGCACGCTCTGCTGATCGACATCATTCGACGCAACCACGTGCGCTCACAGACTGAACTCATCGAGCTTCTGGCCGGCACCGGAATCGCAGTCACCCAGGCGACCCTGTCTCGCGATCTGGTGGAGCTGGGCGCCATCAAAGTGCGCACACCGGAAGGTAGCGCATACGCTGTTCCCGGTGAAGGAGGCGACCGCTCCCTTGAGCAAGGGGTCAAAGGGCACGTCCTGGACGCGAAACTTCAGCGGCACTTAGAAGAACTGCTGGTGTCGGCCACATGGTCGGCGAACCTCGCAGTGCTGCGCACCCCGCCAGGAGCGGCCCAGTTCCTCGCCTCCACGATCGACCATTCGGTGATTCCCGAAATCATCGGCACAATCGCCGGCGACGACACAGTTCTCATCATTTCAGCAGACCCACAAGGTGGAAAAGACATTGCCAACCAGTTCATTTGCCTGGCTGGCGCGGAAGACAAGGAGTAA
- a CDS encoding quinone oxidoreductase family protein: MYAVQAQRPGGPEVLEYVEVDDPTPGEGEVLVDVKATGMNFIDTYRRSGIYPMQFPHIPGTEGAGVVSQIGEGVTDVQVGDRVAWHDAPGSYAQKVAVKADMLVPVPGDIDFDTAAAILLQGLTAHYLVTGSHRIEPGQTALVHAAAGGVGLLLTQLITHMGGKVIGTVSTEEKAQLAREAGAQHVFLYGEGVDIAQTVRDLSDGEGVHVVYDGVGKDTFDASLDSLRVRGSLVVFGGASGQVPPFDVQRLNSAGGVFLSRPSLQWFVRTPEELRERSEVLFTGLKDGWLKFRVGATFPLDKAADAHRALEGRKTTGKVVLKA; this comes from the coding sequence ATGTACGCGGTACAGGCACAGCGCCCAGGAGGACCAGAAGTCCTGGAGTACGTCGAAGTAGACGACCCCACCCCGGGAGAAGGCGAGGTACTTGTCGACGTCAAAGCCACTGGTATGAACTTCATCGACACCTACCGCCGAAGTGGCATCTACCCCATGCAGTTCCCACACATTCCGGGCACTGAAGGTGCCGGTGTGGTGAGCCAGATAGGCGAAGGCGTCACGGATGTCCAGGTGGGAGACCGCGTTGCATGGCACGACGCCCCAGGTTCATACGCACAAAAAGTTGCGGTCAAGGCAGACATGTTGGTCCCCGTGCCCGGCGACATCGACTTTGACACTGCAGCCGCGATTCTTCTGCAGGGACTCACCGCGCACTACCTGGTCACGGGCTCGCACCGCATTGAGCCCGGCCAGACGGCACTGGTTCACGCGGCCGCCGGAGGCGTGGGACTGTTGCTTACGCAGCTCATTACGCACATGGGCGGAAAAGTTATTGGCACCGTGAGCACTGAAGAGAAGGCACAGCTTGCCCGCGAAGCCGGAGCCCAGCACGTGTTCTTGTACGGCGAAGGCGTTGACATCGCCCAGACTGTCCGTGACCTCAGCGACGGTGAAGGTGTCCACGTGGTGTATGACGGCGTGGGTAAAGACACGTTCGACGCGTCCCTGGACTCACTGCGCGTGCGCGGTTCACTTGTTGTGTTTGGCGGTGCGAGTGGGCAGGTTCCTCCGTTTGATGTGCAGCGCCTGAACAGTGCGGGTGGTGTCTTCTTGTCTCGCCCGTCGTTGCAGTGGTTTGTGCGCACACCTGAAGAGCTACGGGAGCGCAGCGAGGTTCTTTTCACCGGCCTGAAGGACGGCTGGTTGAAATTCCGGGTTGGCGCAACCTTCCCCCTTGACAAAGCCGCTGATGCTCACCGTGCATTAGAAGGGCGCAAAACCACTGGAAAAGTGGTCTTGAAGGCATAG
- the argF gene encoding ornithine carbamoyltransferase, with amino-acid sequence MTRHFLKDTDLSPAELNEVLDLAAELKANPYSHKPYAGPQTVAIIFDKTSTRTRVSFAAGVAALGGQPLIINPGESQIGHKETIEDSARVMSSMTSTIVWRTFAHEGLQKMAQNSTVPVINALCDDYHPCQLLADLLTIREHRSTGEGNGLAGLTLSYFGDGANNMAHSYALACVNAGMHVRIAAPEGYHPATHVLNEARELATQTGGSVTVTTDAQEAASGANILVTDTWVSMGQDAHGRNDAQSPFTPYTVTQELMDLGDNPIFMHCLPAYRGYEVSAEVIDGPQSVVFDEAENRLHAQKALMAWLMAQSQGSGEQGSGA; translated from the coding sequence ATGACCAGACACTTCCTCAAAGACACCGACCTCAGCCCGGCCGAACTCAACGAAGTACTCGATCTGGCCGCTGAACTCAAAGCCAACCCGTACTCACACAAGCCGTACGCCGGGCCCCAGACAGTTGCGATCATTTTCGACAAGACCTCAACCCGCACACGCGTGTCCTTTGCCGCGGGTGTCGCCGCACTGGGTGGCCAGCCACTCATCATCAACCCCGGTGAATCCCAAATCGGGCACAAAGAAACCATCGAGGACTCCGCGCGCGTCATGTCGTCCATGACGTCCACGATCGTGTGGCGCACCTTCGCCCACGAAGGACTTCAAAAGATGGCGCAGAACTCCACAGTGCCCGTCATCAACGCGCTGTGCGACGACTACCACCCGTGCCAACTGCTGGCAGACCTGCTCACGATCCGTGAACACCGGTCAACCGGTGAGGGAAACGGGCTCGCGGGCCTGACCTTGAGCTACTTTGGTGACGGTGCCAACAACATGGCCCACTCGTACGCACTAGCCTGCGTCAACGCCGGAATGCACGTGCGCATCGCAGCGCCAGAGGGCTACCACCCAGCCACCCACGTACTTAACGAAGCACGTGAACTTGCCACCCAAACCGGCGGAAGCGTCACTGTCACAACAGACGCACAGGAAGCCGCCTCGGGCGCAAACATCCTGGTCACCGACACATGGGTATCCATGGGGCAGGACGCCCACGGGCGCAACGACGCCCAGTCGCCCTTCACCCCCTACACCGTCACGCAGGAACTCATGGACTTGGGCGATAACCCCATCTTCATGCACTGCCTGCCCGCATACCGCGGATACGAAGTGAGCGCAGAGGTCATCGACGGCCCCCAGTCGGTCGTGTTTGATGAAGCCGAAAACCGCCTGCACGCACAAAAGGCCCTCATGGCGTGGCTCATGGCGCAATCGCAGGGGAGTGGCGAACAGGGGAGTGGCGCGTGA
- the argJ gene encoding bifunctional glutamate N-acetyltransferase/amino-acid acetyltransferase ArgJ — protein sequence MTVTSPRGFRASGVTAGLKPSGHPDLALVVNDGPQRAVAAVYTSNRCKANPVLFSQKVTAGGGARAVVLNSGGANCFTGQFGYETTEMTAAEVAAGLTATGNEPVTASDIVVCSTGLIGVGDQTWRDTLLGGITPAINALSTTGGEDAARAIMTTDTVPKNIEVSVGDCTIGGIAKGAGMLAPALATMLVVLTTDAQLTPEELDSALRHATARSFDRLDSDACMSTNDTVLLMSSGASGVHPDLDAFTQALTEACQDLARQLMSDAEGAAHNIAITTSGAASEADAVEVSRAVSRSNLFKTAIFGEDPNWGRIVAQVGTTSAEFDPANIDVTVNGVPVCVASGPHADPQSVVFTRDVTVDINLNAGDHQATVWTNDLTHQYVEENSAYSS from the coding sequence GTGACCGTAACTTCACCACGCGGATTCCGCGCATCAGGAGTCACCGCGGGACTCAAACCCAGCGGTCACCCGGATCTGGCTCTCGTCGTCAACGACGGCCCCCAGCGCGCCGTGGCCGCGGTGTACACGTCCAACCGATGCAAGGCCAACCCCGTTCTGTTCTCCCAAAAAGTCACCGCAGGTGGCGGGGCTCGTGCCGTTGTCCTCAACTCCGGGGGCGCCAACTGCTTTACCGGCCAGTTTGGGTATGAAACCACTGAGATGACCGCCGCCGAGGTCGCCGCCGGCCTGACAGCGACCGGCAACGAACCCGTGACGGCCAGCGATATCGTGGTCTGTTCGACCGGCCTGATTGGGGTGGGGGACCAGACGTGGCGCGACACTCTTCTGGGTGGAATCACGCCCGCGATCAACGCGCTGAGCACCACCGGAGGAGAAGACGCCGCCCGGGCCATCATGACCACCGACACCGTTCCCAAGAACATCGAGGTGTCCGTGGGCGACTGCACAATCGGCGGAATCGCCAAGGGCGCCGGAATGCTGGCACCTGCGCTCGCCACCATGCTCGTGGTGCTCACCACCGACGCCCAACTGACCCCTGAAGAACTCGACTCCGCGCTGCGCCACGCAACCGCCCGAAGCTTCGACAGGCTCGACTCAGACGCATGCATGTCAACCAACGACACCGTGCTCCTCATGAGCTCAGGCGCCAGCGGTGTTCACCCCGACCTCGACGCCTTCACTCAAGCACTTACCGAGGCCTGCCAAGACCTAGCCCGCCAACTCATGAGCGACGCGGAAGGTGCGGCCCACAACATCGCGATTACCACCTCGGGAGCGGCCAGCGAAGCCGACGCCGTGGAAGTCTCCCGGGCCGTGTCCCGCTCCAACCTGTTCAAAACCGCCATCTTCGGTGAGGACCCCAACTGGGGCCGGATCGTGGCGCAGGTGGGAACCACCTCGGCGGAATTTGACCCAGCAAACATCGACGTGACGGTCAACGGGGTTCCCGTGTGCGTGGCATCCGGCCCGCACGCCGACCCCCAAAGCGTGGTTTTCACCCGCGACGTGACCGTGGACATCAACCTCAACGCAGGCGACCACCAGGCCACCGTGTGGACCAACGACCTCACCCACCAGTACGTCGAAGAGAACAGCGCATACTCGTCATGA